Within Pseudomonas cichorii, the genomic segment TGCCCAGGGATTCGGCAGTCGTCCCCGCACGTGGTTGTTCATCGGTGTCGAAGCGCAGCGGATCGCCTTTGCGCTGGGGGATCAGGATCGGGGTGATTTCATCCACGAAACGACCGGCGTCGATGGCTGCAACGGCGTGCTGCTGGGACGTGGCTGCGAATTCGTCCTGTGCCTGACGGCTGATGTCGTACTTGTCGGCGAGGTTTTCTGCGGTGATGCCCATGTGATAGTCGTTGAAGGCGTCCCACAGGCCGTCGCTGATCATGGTGTCCACCAGAGAGGCATGGCCCATGCGCAGACCGGTGCGTGCGCCGGGCATCACATAGTTGGAGAGGCTCATGTTTTCCTGGCCGCCAGCAATAATGATCTCGGCATCGCCGCAACGAATCGCCTGGGTGGCCAGGTGCAGCGCCTTGAGGCCTGAGCCACAGACTTTGTTCAGGGTCATGGCGGGCACTGCAAACGGCAGCCCGGCCTTGATCGCGGCCTGACGCGCCGGGTTTTGTCCGGCACCTGCGGTCAGGACCTGGCCCATGATGACTTCATCGATCTGCCCGCCATCCACGCCGGTCTGGGTCAGGAGCTGGCGAATGACGGCTGCGCCCAGCTCCACGGCGGGAATACTGGCCAGTGAGCCCTGGAAGCTGCCGACGGCAGTCCGGGTGGCGGCAACGATAACGACGTCTTGCATGGTGCTGATCCTCATTGTTATTGGGCTGGGCCGGCTGACGGCGCGGCGTGATCAATGGACTCATGTTGGCACATATGCAAAGCCCGATTCCAACCGGGAACCCGGTGGTCATCTTATGCAGGGGCCATTCTTCGTTGCGCCCGATGAATGGAGCCGTTGCGCACCGCCCAGCGCAGGATCGGCGCGCAGCCATTGACGCCTGCGCGAATCATCCTGCGCCGCCAGGGACCTTGTTCGACATCGAGCATTTCGCAGGCCCAGAGAGGCAGCAGGTCGATCCCGGCCTGCATCATCAAGGCGCCAAAGGGTTTGACCAGCCTGTTGGGGGCTGGCTCGTTGAGCAGCAGGCGTATCACCTCGCGGCTGCGGTCGTCGCACAGCAGATGCCCGCGAATGTTGTCCAGATAATCGGCAATCTGTTGGCGTGAGCGCGGTACATCACGGGCGCCCAGGCGTTCGGCGATGAGGGCGGTTTCGGCGTAGTAGGTGTCCTGCTCGGTCAGTGACAGCTCAGGGTCGAGATAGCGCAGGTGCGCTGCAAGAAAACTGCTGACTTCCGCCACGTGCACCCAGGTCAGCAAGTCAGGGTCGCTGGCGGCATAAGGCCGGCCGTCTGGTGCAGTTCCCGTGACTTGCAGATGGATGGTGCGGACCTTTTCGAT encodes:
- a CDS encoding acetyl-CoA C-acetyltransferase, coding for MQDVVIVAATRTAVGSFQGSLASIPAVELGAAVIRQLLTQTGVDGGQIDEVIMGQVLTAGAGQNPARQAAIKAGLPFAVPAMTLNKVCGSGLKALHLATQAIRCGDAEIIIAGGQENMSLSNYVMPGARTGLRMGHASLVDTMISDGLWDAFNDYHMGITAENLADKYDISRQAQDEFAATSQQHAVAAIDAGRFVDEITPILIPQRKGDPLRFDTDEQPRAGTTAESLGKLKAAFKKDGTVTAGNASSINDGAAAVMLMSAARAEQLGLPVLARIAGYANAGVDPAIMGIGPVSATRRCLDKAGWSLEELDLIEANEAFAAQSLSVAKELGLNLEKVNVNGGAIALGHPIGASGCRVLVTLLHEMIKRDAKKGLATLCIGGGQGVALALAR
- a CDS encoding oxygenase MpaB family protein, whose protein sequence is MEFIRRRIETQVMSLTGLSLGQLDLENPKGDPGLFGPQAICWRVHGDFTSMLIGGISALMLQALHPLALAGVWDHSSFREDMLGRLRRTGQFLAGTTFGATHDANWLIEKVRTIHLQVTGTAPDGRPYAASDPDLLTWVHVAEVSSFLAAHLRYLDPELSLTEQDTYYAETALIAERLGARDVPRSRQQIADYLDNIRGHLLCDDRSREVIRLLLNEPAPNRLVKPFGALMMQAGIDLLPLWACEMLDVEQGPWRRRMIRAGVNGCAPILRWAVRNGSIHRAQRRMAPA